The following proteins are co-located in the Noviherbaspirillum sp. UKPF54 genome:
- a CDS encoding VCBS domain-containing protein, with protein sequence MAQANNVVGRVIALQGQAFVRTPDGHQRQLQLNDVVHEGEVIVTAPGGQVELSFASGKTYLIHQNETAMLDAAVFAADAPAPADAALFSQNAEINNVTKAIAAGNSLDALLDETAAGLTGGGGENSSHSFVKLMRVAETVAPLNIQFESTERVVTAPQANEEIRVPAPVTAQATAPETTVTPVAPTITLNPITGDNVLNASEISGTVAVTGSVGGGAQAGDTVALTVGGKTYTGQVLADHSYSIDVPGADMNGATSLTATVTSGSGSTATSASASLGYTVDTAAAASITIDPVSADNVVNSAEAASSVTITGTVGGDAKAGDIVTLSVNGHSYSGTVHADNAYAINVSGADLAAAGNVSASVTATDAAGNTATASASHAYGVDLAAAASIAIDPITGDNIINAAERGGDVITVTGAVGGDAKVDDVVTLTVGGGTYTGHVVDLGDGKLSFSIDVGSGDLAENSSISASITASDAAGNTVTASVELPYNNTPVATTGAVTTEENSVLSGQVPAASDADGAIAGYQLVDSVGAGNGSLTFNADGTYSFNPGSDFDNLAAGQSREVSFTYAATDDKGAVSEPAIVTITVTGTNDVPVAVAAAATTAENSVLEGHVPAASDVDGTIASYQLVDGVGGGNGALTFNQDGTYTFNPGSDFDSLAAGQSREVSFTYAATDNNGAASAAQTVTITVTGTNDAPVVSAVVTGSAVEDGAVATVDALANASDVDAGAALQVVNVPTDLPAGVSYDAASHSFTLDPSNAAYQSLAQGATTTVTVSYGVSDGTATTPASVTFTITGTNDAPVAVAAVATTAENSVLEGNVPAASDVDGTVASYQLVDGVGSGNGALTFHQDGTYTFNPGSDFDSLAAGTSRQVSFTYTATDNNGAASAAQTVTITVTGTNDAPVAVAAVATTAENSVLEGNVPAASDVDGTVASYQLVDGVGSGNGALTFHQDGTYTFNPGSDFDSLAAGQSRQVSFTYTATDNNGAASAAQTVTITVTGTNDAPVVSDAVTGSAVEDGAVATVDALANASDVDAGAALQVVNVPTDLPAGVSYDAASHSFTLDPSNAAYQSLAQGATTTVTVSYGVSDGTATTPASVTFTITGTNDAPVAVAAVATTAENSVLEGNVPAASDVDGTVASYQLVDGVGSGNGALTFHQDGTYTFNPGSDFDSLAAGTSRQVSFTYTATDNNGAASAAQTVTITVTGTNDAPVAVAAVATTAENSVLEGNVPAASDVDGTVASYQLVDGVGSGNGALTFHQDGTYTFNPGSDFDSLAAGQSRQVSFTYTATDNNGAASAAQTVTITVTGTNDAPVVSDAVTGSAVEDGAVATVDALANASDVDAGAALQVVNVPTDLPAGVSYDAASHSFTLDPSNAAYQSLAQGATTTVTVSYGVSDGTATTPASVTFTITGTNDAPVAVAAVATTAENSVLEGNVPAASDVDGTVASYQLVDGVGSGNGALTFHQDGTYTFNPGSDFDSLAAGQSRQVSFTYTATDNNGAASAAQTVTITVTGTNDAPVVSDAVTGSAVEDGAVATVDALANASDVDAGAALQVVNVPTDLPAGVSYDAASHSFTLDPSNAAYQSLAQGATTTVTVSYGVSDGTATTPASVTFTITGTNDAPVAVAAVATTAENSVLEGNVPAASDVDGTVASYQLVDGVGSGNGALTFHQDGTYTFNPGSDFDSLAAGQSRQVSFTYTATDNNGAASAAQTVTITVTGTNDAPVVSDAVTGSAVEDGAVATVDALANASDVDAGAALQVVNVPTDLPAGVSYDAASHSFTLDPSNAAYQSLAQGATTTVTVSYGVSDGTATTPASVTFTITGTNDAPVAVAAVATTAENSVLEGNVPAASDVDGTIASYQLVDGVGSGNGALTFHQDGTYTFNPGSDFDSLAAGTSRQVSFTYTATDNNGAASAAQTVTITVTGTNDAAMITPAVVNLTETNAILTTGGKLGISDVDSPATFVARTGAAGSNGYGHFNLASDGTWTYATDTAHNEFVAGQTYTDKLTVTSVDGTTSTITVNILGTNEGPVVGSGTALLSEEGLAQGNADNIGNPDNTNATVATGTLAVSDSDSGSLTISLSGPTGLTSHGSAVTWSGTGSSNDPLIGTANGSEIIRASIDNAGHYSVTLAGSLDHPVSDANAATAEDTLTFSLGVRVSDGVASANGAIVVTVEDDMPVASPTVISNTATQVDTNLLVVLDVSGSMDDGSGMTGLTRLEASVAAVKELVEQYDSLGDVKINLVTFSSTASIQNYNGSGGTWLTASQAKLFLDTLSAGGYTNYDAALAAVQTAFSNGGKIAGGQNVLYFLSDGDPTTAGGTANSLGITGSEITDWQNYLSAHNINAYAIGLGSGVIQSNLNPVAYNGVDHVDRNGMVVSDMSQLGSALSSLVQNDYSGNLLTDGSLLGSFGADGGRLSVISYGNNDFTFDGSSVARTGSGTTSFSFDSATHQLNLTTAGGALTIDMDTGNYTYHSGTSAFVAQEVIGYTLRDMDGDTSSSTVTMNFSEPHVAPIVRDDNVIMASGNVSQSQVTVKDAWLLWNDSDQSGNSISITNTANAASHSGGQVVDSVSGSNNGTGSFSYTGTADDGLSDTGNVTIRTTNNSTLSGDGLDNIIIGDSSSETIRGYEGNDVLVGNGGADSLDGGAGNDLLIGGAGNDTLTGGAGADTFAWTLSDRGTAGKPAIDKITDFGTAAYTADGSGDRLDLRDLLVSENHTTGSGNLANYLRFEKSGSDTIVHVSSNGGFNNGYSAGAEDQKIVLSNVDLAALYNTTSDGAIIQHLLQNNKLITD encoded by the coding sequence ATGGCCCAAGCAAACAACGTTGTCGGTCGCGTCATCGCCCTGCAGGGACAGGCTTTTGTCCGCACTCCGGATGGCCATCAGCGCCAGCTCCAGCTCAATGATGTAGTGCACGAAGGAGAGGTCATCGTGACCGCTCCCGGCGGCCAGGTGGAACTGAGCTTTGCCTCCGGGAAAACTTACCTGATTCATCAAAACGAAACGGCGATGCTGGATGCCGCCGTGTTCGCCGCCGATGCGCCAGCGCCGGCCGATGCGGCGCTGTTTTCCCAGAATGCCGAGATCAACAACGTCACCAAGGCGATTGCCGCCGGCAACAGCCTCGACGCCCTGCTGGATGAAACCGCGGCCGGTCTGACCGGTGGTGGCGGCGAAAACAGTTCGCACTCGTTCGTTAAACTGATGCGAGTGGCGGAAACCGTCGCGCCATTGAATATCCAGTTTGAAAGCACCGAGAGGGTGGTGACGGCGCCCCAGGCCAATGAAGAAATCCGTGTGCCGGCACCCGTGACGGCTCAGGCCACAGCGCCCGAGACGACGGTGACTCCCGTCGCCCCCACCATCACGCTTAATCCGATTACCGGCGATAACGTCCTGAACGCCAGCGAAATCAGCGGCACTGTCGCCGTCACTGGCAGCGTCGGCGGCGGCGCGCAAGCCGGCGACACGGTGGCGCTTACTGTCGGCGGCAAAACATACACAGGCCAGGTCCTTGCGGATCACAGCTACAGCATCGACGTTCCCGGCGCCGACATGAATGGCGCGACCAGCCTCACCGCAACCGTTACCTCCGGTAGCGGAAGCACGGCGACGAGCGCCAGCGCCAGCCTGGGCTACACGGTCGATACCGCCGCGGCGGCGTCGATCACCATCGACCCGGTCAGTGCCGACAACGTCGTCAATTCTGCCGAAGCGGCGAGTTCGGTCACCATCACCGGCACGGTCGGCGGCGATGCAAAAGCAGGCGATATCGTCACGCTGAGCGTCAACGGTCATAGCTATTCGGGCACTGTTCATGCGGACAATGCCTATGCGATCAATGTTTCCGGCGCTGACTTGGCTGCTGCAGGCAATGTGAGCGCGAGCGTGACTGCCACCGATGCGGCTGGCAACACGGCGACGGCGAGTGCGAGCCATGCCTACGGCGTCGACTTGGCCGCGGCGGCATCGATCGCGATCGATCCGATCACTGGCGACAACATCATCAATGCAGCGGAAAGGGGCGGCGATGTCATTACCGTGACGGGCGCGGTAGGCGGCGACGCGAAGGTGGACGACGTGGTGACGCTGACGGTGGGCGGCGGCACTTACACGGGTCACGTCGTCGACCTAGGCGACGGTAAGCTGAGCTTTAGCATCGATGTAGGCAGCGGCGACCTGGCCGAAAACAGCAGCATCAGCGCCAGCATCACGGCGAGCGATGCGGCGGGCAACACGGTGACGGCAAGCGTAGAGCTTCCCTATAACAACACGCCGGTCGCGACAACTGGCGCGGTGACGACCGAAGAGAACAGCGTTCTGAGCGGCCAGGTGCCGGCGGCAAGCGATGCTGACGGCGCGATAGCCGGCTACCAGCTGGTCGATAGCGTCGGCGCCGGCAACGGCAGCCTGACCTTCAATGCGGATGGCACTTACAGCTTCAATCCGGGCAGCGACTTCGATAACCTGGCTGCAGGGCAAAGCCGCGAGGTAAGCTTTACTTATGCGGCAACGGACGATAAGGGCGCTGTCAGCGAGCCGGCGATCGTGACGATCACCGTGACGGGCACGAACGACGTGCCTGTGGCCGTGGCCGCTGCTGCCACGACGGCAGAAAACAGCGTGCTGGAAGGCCATGTACCGGCGGCCAGCGACGTGGATGGCACGATCGCCAGCTACCAACTGGTGGATGGCGTCGGCGGCGGCAATGGCGCGCTCACGTTCAACCAGGACGGCACGTACACCTTCAACCCGGGCAGCGACTTCGACAGCCTGGCTGCAGGGCAAAGCCGCGAGGTAAGCTTTACTTATGCGGCAACGGACAATAACGGTGCGGCCAGCGCAGCCCAGACCGTGACGATCACGGTCACCGGCACCAATGACGCCCCGGTGGTGAGCGCTGTGGTGACGGGCAGCGCCGTCGAGGATGGCGCTGTGGCGACGGTTGACGCACTGGCCAACGCTTCGGACGTGGATGCGGGCGCGGCCCTGCAAGTGGTGAACGTGCCGACGGACTTGCCGGCGGGCGTGAGCTACGATGCGGCGAGCCACAGCTTCACGCTGGACCCGAGCAATGCGGCCTACCAGTCGCTGGCCCAGGGCGCGACGACCACCGTGACGGTGAGCTACGGCGTGTCGGACGGCACCGCCACCACGCCGGCTTCGGTCACCTTCACCATCACCGGCACCAATGATGCACCGGTTGCCGTGGCTGCTGTTGCCACGACCGCAGAGAACAGCGTGCTGGAAGGCAATGTACCGGCGGCCAGCGACGTGGATGGCACAGTCGCCAGCTACCAGCTGGTGGATGGCGTGGGCAGCGGCAACGGCGCGCTCACGTTCCACCAGGACGGCACGTACACCTTCAACCCGGGCAGCGACTTCGACAGCCTGGCTGCGGGTACGAGCCGCCAGGTGAGCTTCACCTACACGGCAACGGACAATAACGGTGCAGCCAGCGCAGCCCAGACCGTGACGATCACGGTCACCGGCACCAATGACGCACCGGTGGCCGTTGCCGCTGTTGCCACGACCGCAGAGAACAGCGTGCTGGAAGGCAATGTACCGGCGGCCAGCGACGTGGATGGCACAGTCGCCAGCTACCAGCTGGTGGATGGCGTGGGCAGCGGCAACGGCGCGCTCACGTTCCACCAGGACGGCACGTACACCTTCAACCCGGGCAGCGACTTCGACAGCCTGGCTGCGGGGCAAAGCCGCCAGGTGAGCTTCACCTACACGGCAACGGACAATAACGGCGCGGCCAGCGCAGCCCAGACCGTGACGATCACGGTCACCGGCACCAATGACGCCCCGGTGGTGAGCGATGCGGTGACGGGCAGCGCCGTCGAGGATGGCGCTGTGGCGACGGTTGACGCGCTGGCCAACGCTTCGGACGTGGATGCGGGCGCGGCCCTGCAAGTGGTGAACGTGCCGACGGACTTGCCGGCGGGCGTGAGCTACGATGCGGCGAGCCACAGCTTCACGCTGGACCCGAGCAATGCGGCCTACCAGTCGCTGGCCCAGGGCGCGACGACCACCGTGACGGTGAGCTACGGCGTGTCGGACGGCACCGCCACCACGCCGGCTTCGGTCACCTTCACCATCACCGGCACCAATGATGCACCGGTTGCCGTGGCTGCTGTTGCCACGACCGCAGAGAACAGCGTGCTGGAAGGCAATGTACCGGCGGCCAGCGACGTGGATGGCACAGTCGCCAGCTACCAGCTGGTGGATGGCGTGGGCAGCGGCAACGGCGCGCTCACGTTCCACCAGGACGGCACGTACACCTTCAACCCGGGCAGCGACTTCGACAGCCTGGCTGCGGGTACGAGCCGCCAGGTGAGCTTCACCTACACGGCAACGGACAATAACGGTGCAGCCAGCGCAGCCCAGACCGTGACGATCACGGTCACCGGCACCAATGACGCACCGGTGGCCGTTGCCGCTGTTGCCACGACCGCAGAGAACAGCGTGCTGGAAGGCAATGTACCGGCGGCCAGCGACGTGGATGGCACAGTCGCCAGCTACCAGCTGGTGGATGGCGTGGGCAGCGGCAACGGCGCGCTCACGTTCCACCAGGACGGCACGTACACCTTCAACCCGGGCAGCGACTTCGACAGCCTGGCTGCGGGGCAAAGCCGCCAGGTGAGCTTCACCTACACGGCAACGGACAATAACGGCGCGGCCAGCGCAGCCCAGACCGTGACGATCACGGTCACCGGCACCAATGACGCCCCGGTGGTGAGCGATGCGGTGACGGGCAGCGCCGTCGAGGATGGCGCTGTGGCGACGGTTGACGCGCTGGCCAACGCTTCGGACGTGGATGCGGGCGCGGCCCTGCAAGTGGTGAACGTGCCGACGGACTTGCCGGCGGGCGTGAGCTACGATGCGGCGAGCCACAGCTTCACGCTGGACCCGAGCAATGCGGCCTACCAGTCGCTGGCCCAGGGCGCGACGACCACCGTGACGGTGAGCTACGGCGTGTCGGACGGCACCGCCACCACGCCGGCTTCGGTCACCTTCACCATCACCGGCACCAATGATGCACCGGTTGCCGTGGCTGCTGTTGCCACGACCGCAGAGAACAGCGTGCTGGAAGGCAATGTACCGGCGGCCAGCGACGTGGATGGCACAGTCGCCAGCTACCAGCTGGTGGATGGCGTGGGCAGCGGCAACGGCGCGCTCACGTTCCACCAGGACGGCACGTACACCTTCAACCCGGGCAGCGACTTCGACAGCCTGGCTGCGGGGCAAAGCCGCCAGGTGAGCTTCACCTACACGGCAACGGACAATAACGGTGCAGCCAGCGCAGCCCAGACCGTCACGATCACGGTCACCGGCACCAATGACGCCCCGGTGGTGAGCGATGCGGTGACGGGCAGCGCCGTCGAGGATGGCGCTGTGGCGACGGTTGACGCGCTGGCCAACGCTTCGGACGTGGATGCGGGCGCGGCCCTGCAAGTGGTGAACGTGCCGACGGACTTGCCGGCGGGCGTGAGCTACGATGCGGCGAGCCACAGCTTCACGCTGGACCCGAGCAATGCGGCCTACCAGTCGCTGGCCCAGGGCGCGACGACCACCGTGACGGTGAGCTACGGCGTGTCGGACGGCACCGCCACCACGCCGGCTTCGGTCACCTTCACCATCACCGGCACCAATGATGCACCGGTTGCCGTGGCTGCTGTTGCCACGACCGCAGAGAACAGCGTGCTGGAAGGCAATGTACCGGCGGCCAGCGACGTGGATGGCACAGTTGCCAGCTACCAGCTGGTGGATGGCGTGGGCAGCGGCAACGGCGCGCTCACGTTCCACCAGGACGGCACGTACACCTTCAACCCGGGCAGCGACTTCGACAGCCTGGCTGCGGGGCAAAGCCGCCAGGTGAGCTTCACCTACACGGCAACGGACAATAACGGTGCAGCCAGCGCAGCCCAGACCGTCACGATCACGGTCACCGGCACCAATGACGCCCCGGTGGTGAGCGATGCGGTGACGGGCAGCGCCGTCGAGGATGGCGCTGTGGCGACGGTTGACGCGCTGGCCAACGCTTCGGACGTGGATGCGGGCGCGGCCCTGCAAGTGGTGAACGTGCCGACGGACTTGCCGGCGGGCGTGAGCTACGATGCGGCGAGCCACAGCTTCACGCTGGACCCGAGCAATGCGGCCTACCAGTCGCTGGCCCAGGGCGCGACGACCACCGTGACGGTGAGCTACGGCGTGTCGGACGGCACCGCCACCACGCCGGCTTCGGTCACCTTCACCATCACCGGCACCAATGATGCACCGGTTGCCGTGGCTGCTGTTGCCACGACCGCAGAGAACAGCGTGCTGGAAGGCAATGTACCGGCGGCCAGCGACGTGGATGGCACAATCGCCAGCTACCAGCTGGTGGATGGCGTGGGCAGCGGCAACGGCGCGCTCACGTTCCACCAGGACGGCACGTACACCTTCAACCCGGGCAGCGACTTCGACAGCCTGGCTGCGGGTACGAGCCGCCAGGTGAGCTTCACCTACACGGCAACGGACAATAACGGTGCAGCCAGCGCAGCCCAGACCGTCACGATCACGGTCACCGGCACCAATGATGCAGCGATGATCACACCGGCAGTGGTGAACCTGACGGAAACCAACGCGATTCTGACCACCGGCGGCAAACTGGGGATCAGCGACGTGGACAGCCCCGCCACGTTCGTGGCGCGGACCGGTGCGGCGGGCAGCAACGGCTACGGCCACTTCAACCTGGCAAGCGACGGCACCTGGACTTACGCGACCGACACGGCGCACAACGAGTTCGTCGCCGGCCAGACCTACACCGACAAGCTGACGGTGACCAGCGTGGATGGGACGACCAGCACCATCACGGTCAACATCCTGGGTACCAACGAAGGGCCTGTCGTTGGCTCGGGAACGGCTCTTCTTTCCGAGGAAGGGCTGGCACAAGGGAATGCCGATAACATCGGTAATCCGGACAATACCAATGCCACCGTCGCTACCGGCACGCTGGCTGTATCGGATAGCGATAGCGGCAGCCTGACGATCAGCTTGTCAGGTCCGACCGGGCTGACTTCACATGGTTCAGCAGTGACCTGGAGCGGAACCGGAAGCAGCAACGACCCACTGATCGGTACTGCGAATGGAAGCGAAATCATCCGGGCGAGCATTGATAATGCCGGCCATTATTCGGTCACCTTAGCCGGATCACTTGACCATCCTGTGAGCGACGCAAACGCGGCGACAGCCGAGGACACGCTGACATTCTCCCTCGGAGTGCGGGTTTCCGACGGCGTTGCGAGCGCAAACGGCGCGATCGTTGTTACGGTCGAGGACGATATGCCTGTCGCTAGCCCTACCGTTATCAGCAATACCGCTACCCAGGTAGACACTAACCTCCTGGTCGTCCTCGATGTTTCGGGATCGATGGACGATGGCAGCGGAATGACCGGTCTGACTCGACTCGAGGCGTCGGTTGCAGCAGTCAAGGAGCTGGTCGAACAGTATGACAGCCTGGGCGACGTTAAGATCAATCTCGTAACGTTCTCGTCAACGGCATCCATCCAAAATTACAACGGGTCCGGCGGTACTTGGCTCACGGCCAGCCAGGCCAAACTTTTCCTGGATACCTTATCGGCCGGTGGCTACACGAACTACGATGCGGCCTTGGCCGCGGTGCAAACCGCTTTTTCCAACGGAGGCAAGATCGCGGGTGGCCAGAACGTTCTGTACTTCCTTTCGGACGGCGACCCGACGACGGCAGGCGGGACCGCAAATTCCCTGGGTATCACGGGTTCCGAAATCACTGATTGGCAGAATTACCTCAGTGCGCACAATATCAATGCCTATGCGATCGGCTTGGGCTCAGGTGTGATTCAGAGTAATCTCAATCCGGTGGCTTACAACGGTGTCGACCACGTGGATCGGAATGGCATGGTGGTGTCCGACATGAGTCAATTGGGTTCCGCCTTGTCTTCGCTGGTGCAAAACGACTATAGCGGCAACCTGCTCACCGACGGTTCGTTGCTTGGAAGCTTCGGCGCTGACGGAGGACGTTTGAGCGTTATCAGTTACGGCAATAACGACTTCACTTTCGACGGCTCATCAGTCGCTCGCACTGGTAGCGGCACGACCTCCTTCAGCTTTGATTCGGCCACGCATCAATTGAACCTGACGACTGCAGGTGGAGCGCTGACCATCGATATGGATACGGGTAATTACACCTACCATAGCGGCACATCGGCATTCGTCGCCCAAGAAGTGATCGGATATACCCTGCGCGACATGGACGGCGATACCTCTTCGAGTACCGTCACCATGAATTTCAGCGAGCCGCATGTCGCTCCGATTGTCAGGGACGACAACGTGATCATGGCCAGCGGCAATGTATCGCAGAGCCAGGTGACGGTGAAAGACGCATGGCTGCTATGGAATGACAGTGATCAAAGCGGGAATTCGATCTCCATTACCAACACTGCCAACGCCGCTTCCCATAGCGGGGGGCAGGTTGTTGATAGTGTTTCTGGCAGCAATAATGGCACCGGCAGCTTCTCTTACACCGGCACTGCGGATGACGGCTTGTCGGATACCGGGAATGTGACGATCAGGACGACTAACAACAGCACGCTGAGTGGCGACGGCCTTGACAATATCATTATCGGCGACAGCTCGTCCGAGACCATTCGCGGATATGAAGGCAACGACGTATTGGTGGGTAACGGCGGCGCAGACAGTCTCGATGGCGGCGCGGGTAATGACTTGTTGATCGGCGGTGCTGGTAACGATACCCTGACCGGAGGGGCAGGTGCTGATACCTTCGCTTGGACATTGTCCGATCGCGGCACCGCCGGCAAGCCGGCAATCGACAAGATCACCGACTTCGGCACCGCTGCATACACGGCGGACGGCAGCGGCGATCGGCTCGACCTGCGCGACCTGCTGGTGAGCGAGAACCACACCACTGGCAGCGGCAACTTGGCCAACTACCTGCGCTTCGAGAAGTCGGGCAGCGATACCATCGTTCATGTCAGCAGCAATGGTGGTTTCAACAACGGCTACAGCGCAGGCGCGGAAGATCAGAAGATCGTGCTGAGCAACGTGGATCTGGCGGCGCTGTACAACACGACCTCGGACGGCGCGATCATCCAGCACCTGTTGCAGAACAATAAGCTGATCACCGACTGA
- a CDS encoding response regulator transcription factor — protein MTYQLFVSASGDMLPRWREAFPAARSVALNALTKPLPAPAMVWLRLDANKTMAEQVALVHARIGPAPLIVMSDIPNDDEALAAFSVSAKGYCNAHAIAELLQQIEAVVRNGGLWIGEGLIHRMLGSLHRIPAAIPSRSPNWEAALTDREREVAQAICSGASNKEVARQLQITERTVKAHVGSIFEKLKVRDRLQLALLIKEQVNAEQ, from the coding sequence ATGACATATCAACTGTTTGTCTCCGCCAGCGGAGACATGTTGCCGCGCTGGCGGGAAGCCTTTCCCGCGGCGCGCAGTGTCGCGCTGAATGCGCTGACCAAGCCGCTGCCGGCGCCGGCCATGGTTTGGTTGCGCCTGGACGCGAACAAGACGATGGCCGAGCAGGTCGCGTTGGTCCATGCGCGCATCGGACCGGCGCCGTTGATCGTGATGAGCGATATCCCGAACGATGACGAGGCGCTGGCAGCGTTTTCCGTGTCGGCGAAGGGATATTGCAATGCGCACGCCATTGCCGAGTTGCTGCAGCAGATCGAAGCGGTGGTGCGCAACGGCGGCCTCTGGATCGGCGAAGGCCTGATTCACCGCATGCTGGGCAGCCTGCACCGCATCCCCGCCGCCATCCCTTCGCGTTCCCCCAATTGGGAGGCGGCCTTGACCGACAGGGAACGCGAAGTCGCGCAGGCTATCTGTTCCGGCGCCAGCAACAAGGAAGTCGCGCGCCAATTGCAGATCACCGAACGCACGGTAAAGGCGCATGTCGGCTCCATCTTCGAGAAACTGAAGGTGCGCGACCGTCTGCAACTGGCCCTGCTGATCAAGGAACAGGTGAACGCGGAGCAGTAA
- a CDS encoding HlyD family type I secretion periplasmic adaptor subunit gives MMTRFIALARRAHRLLEAIRLRLQPAHEHWLSRMWSEQAQHEDDQDFVRDADRFMIQQEPLRARILMRALLGVVVLFVLWAAVVRIDEVTKGDGKVIPSRQLQVLQSLDGGIVSKIAVTEGQQVDAGQLLLQVDSTRFESSVRENRSQYLSLAAKAARLQAIGEGTPFSLDPEVEKEDPKTVAEERQLYETATHELNAQVSIAQQQMAQRQQELSEARARQAQASQAYELAAKEYSVTKPLLASGAVSEVDLLRLERDVARFRGERDVAAAQISRAQAAIAEATRKIQEVELTVRNTARKEYSETMAKMNALAQTSTGLSDRVKQSAIRSPVKGTVKRLLVNTVGGVVQPGRDIVEIVPSEDQLVLEARVLPKDIAFLRPGQKATVKFTAYDFSIYGGLEAKLEHIGADSVTDERGNTFYTVRVRTAKSYLGSHLPIIPGMVAEVDIITGEKSILSYLMKPVLRAKQAALTER, from the coding sequence ATGATGACCCGGTTCATCGCACTGGCGCGCCGCGCCCACCGCCTGCTCGAAGCGATTCGCCTCCGCCTGCAGCCCGCACATGAACACTGGCTTAGCCGCATGTGGAGCGAGCAGGCGCAGCACGAGGATGACCAGGATTTCGTGCGCGACGCCGACCGTTTCATGATCCAGCAGGAACCGCTGCGCGCACGCATCCTGATGCGTGCCTTGCTCGGCGTGGTCGTGCTGTTCGTGCTGTGGGCCGCCGTGGTCAGGATCGACGAAGTGACCAAGGGCGATGGCAAGGTCATCCCGTCGCGCCAGCTGCAGGTGCTGCAAAGCCTGGACGGCGGCATCGTGTCCAAGATCGCCGTGACCGAAGGGCAGCAGGTGGACGCCGGGCAGCTGCTGTTGCAGGTCGACTCGACCCGCTTCGAATCCTCGGTGCGCGAAAACCGCTCCCAGTACCTGTCGCTGGCGGCCAAGGCCGCACGCCTGCAAGCCATCGGCGAAGGCACGCCGTTTTCACTGGACCCGGAAGTGGAGAAGGAAGACCCGAAGACGGTGGCCGAGGAGCGCCAGCTGTACGAGACCGCCACCCACGAACTGAATGCCCAGGTCTCCATCGCGCAGCAGCAGATGGCGCAGCGCCAGCAGGAGCTGAGCGAGGCGCGCGCGCGCCAGGCGCAGGCGTCGCAGGCCTACGAGCTGGCCGCCAAGGAATACAGCGTCACCAAGCCGCTGCTCGCCTCCGGCGCGGTGTCCGAGGTTGACCTGCTGCGCCTGGAGCGCGATGTGGCGCGCTTCCGGGGCGAACGCGACGTGGCCGCGGCGCAGATTTCGCGCGCCCAGGCCGCGATCGCCGAGGCCACCCGCAAGATCCAGGAAGTCGAGCTGACGGTGCGTAACACCGCCCGCAAGGAGTATTCCGAGACCATGGCCAAGATGAACGCGCTGGCGCAGACCAGCACCGGCCTGAGCGACCGGGTCAAGCAGTCGGCGATCCGCTCGCCGGTCAAGGGCACGGTCAAGCGCCTGCTGGTCAACACCGTCGGCGGCGTGGTGCAGCCCGGGCGCGACATCGTCGAGATCGTCCCGAGCGAAGACCAGCTGGTGCTGGAGGCGCGCGTGCTGCCGAAGGATATCGCCTTCCTGCGGCCGGGGCAGAAGGCGACGGTGAAATTCACCGCCTATGACTTTTCGATCTATGGCGGCCTGGAAGCCAAGCTTGAGCACATCGGCGCGGACTCGGTGACCGACGAACGCGGCAACACGTTTTACACGGTGCGGGTGCGCACCGCGAAGTCGTATCTCGGCTCGCATCTGCCCATTATTCCGGGCATGGTGGCCGAAGTCGACATCATCACGGGTGAAAAGAGCATTCTGTCTTACCTGATGAAGCCGGTATTGCGGGCCAAGCAGGCGGCGCTGACCGAAAGGTAG